One genomic segment of Melitaea cinxia chromosome 19, ilMelCinx1.1, whole genome shotgun sequence includes these proteins:
- the LOC123662813 gene encoding prothoracicostatic peptides, whose amino-acid sequence MRPDTEMELTEEEKRAWASLHGGGGWGKRGWQDMSSAWGKRGWQDLNSAWGKRGWQDLNSAWGKRGWQDLNSAWGKRGWQDLNTAWGKRAWRDLYQTPWGKRGWQDLNSAWGKRGWQDMSSAWGKRGWQDMSSAWGKRAPEKWANFHGSWGKRSGPEPDYEDYEIAYDHLVPIQQMEAERLAMDAPEKKAWSSLHGAWGKRPMKQAQYNSGAYYWKREPGWTNLRGMWGKRSDPPLDEDHEGATGDEA is encoded by the exons CCGGACACGGAGATGGAACTAACGGAAGAAGAAAAAAGAGCGTGGGCCAGTCTACACGGCGGGGGCGGCTGGGGCAAGCGGGGCTGGCAGGACATGAGCTCGGCCTGGGGCAAGCGCGGATGGCAAGACCTGAACTCCGCTTGGGGCAAACGTGGCTGGCAGGACCTTAACTCAGCATGGGGCAAGAGAGGGTGGCAAGACTTAAATTCCGCGTGGGGCAAGAGAGGCTGGCAAGATTTGAACACCGCTTGGGGCAAACGCGCATGGAGGGATTTGTACCAAACTCCATGGGGAAAGAGGGGCTGGCAAGATCTTAACTCTGCTTGGGGCAAGCGCGGCTGGCAGGACATGAGCTCTGCGTGGGGCAAACGAGGATGGCAAGACATGAGCTCTGCTTGGGGAAAGCGCGCACCT GAGAAATGGGCTAACTTCCACGGTTCCTGGGGCAAGCGCTCCGGACCCGAACCTGACTACGAGGACTACGAAATCGCCTACGATCATCTCGTCCCTATTCAACAG ATGGAAGCCGAACGCCTAGCCATGGACGCTCCGGAGAAGAAAGCTTGGTCGTCACTCCACGGGGCCTGGGGCAAGCGGCCCATGAAGCAGGCGCAGTACAACAGTG GAGCGTATTACTGGAAGCGGGAGCCCGGCTGGACAAACTTGCGGGGCATGTGGGGCAAGCGGAGCGACCCGCCCCTAGACGAGGACCACG AGGGAGCCACCGGGGACGAGGCCTAG